The DNA segment aatatattaaaaaatcatccTTATTATATTCAGTCCACATTAATCCAGCGCTGCACCGGTCTATTTCTCAGTCCTCTGCTAAGCGCATCTATtacctaatatttaaaaaaaaaattacggacCAAGTTCTAATAATATACGAGACAACGTTATAGCTACGCATTGTTTTAAAGATTAGTCATTTTATCGaaccaattttttttcatagaaaacTAAAATGAATCAACCTTATCTTTGTTTTGAttgataaattttcaattttttcagtaggcaaatttataacataagatGTAAGATTGCATCgaaatttcaaattgaaaacctatataatttttatttacacagaTGATTTTTAATTAGGGCGGccaattcatattatatatctattatatacttatatctaTGTTTCTTTCGATTAACATTGTCAGGGGCGTGGACACATCATAAAGATCAATCAGACAATTGGGGCCGCCACGCACGATGCGCAGGAGTGTCCCACACAATAAGTATACGTACAGCTTCCGTTCAATAGCCCCGTGGAATCCAACTATtccagaaatatttttattttatttctaacaaaTACTGTTATTATTTGTGGATATTGAAACCCGGTATATTTCAAGCGTTGACTTCACCGTAAGAAGTTACTTATAGCAAGTATATTTCTGCGAAGCGACCGTTAATAGGAGCCAAGAGTCCAAGTCAACAATTAAAGAAATTGGTTTGACCTCTACCAATTAAGAAGGAACCCCTATACTAAACTACTTCGCAACATCCTAAACTGGCTTATGATTCTTAAGTCAGTATTTTTCGccagaattaattatttttcatgcgTTAAGGGTCAtccataaacatttaatatgatttagGTTTATCGAAGTTTTTGAAATAggccatttaaaaaaacatactaaaaTGTAGTGTGACGCATATATTGGGTAGAtctgataaaatttgataaatggTTTTTATACGCAATAACGATAATATATACTTAGTAACAAAAGTCATTGTAGAATACTCAGGATTGTAAAGTGATATGTTTGTTTAgtcttttgttaaataaataacttactgaaactaaaaatattttcttaacctTGAAACATTTATCGTTAAACGCGCGAATACAATATAGTGATAGGCCGATGGAGTATATCTATCTACGTTATTTGGGGCATGGTCAATTACtggaaatattatgaaattaatgcACTTTATCAtcttcgtttattttataagggAAATGACCATTGTTTATAAGGATATCGAAAGGAAAGTGTTTATATAGGTTATTGTATCGAACTTggctaaaattaaatatggttTTAATCGATCAGTGTACTGCCGTAGCTAGGAAGTAACTGAACTTCAagcgtaatatataaaatatatatttctttattcctATAAACAGACGATATTATTTTACCTATAAACTTTTTTGTTAACAACGAATGCCTAATTGAGtacaaataatttcttatagaataaaaaCCCCTACGTTATAATctaaacaattacaaataaataatcaaaatgtttGTTAGAGATAAAAAACTAACCCATATCTTTGTAATATGAATCacgcaataaatattttttttaaatacataattacaaaacatttaattacgctaagtttttaaaaaatattgatgctTCTAAAATTTGGATTTATACATAGATATGTAATATGCATATCAatctatttgaaaattattttagtatttataataaagagcTGTTTTAATGATgtgcaaaaaaatattctaatatcgTGCAAAAACTAGGCAAATTTCGATCACGTGCAAAAgttgcatttataaatattgacattCAAAAAGTACCACGGTACATCAAATGTATTTCCTAAAAGAAAATATggaatacagataaaatatgtcATTTTCAGTAAACGTATAAAAGGTGGGGAAGATGAACGTACCTGCCATTGTCGTATCACGAGGATGACTCTCATTATGTGCTGCGAGTTGTTATTGCATTACTTTAGACTGGCTAATTTGctattaatttaacttcaattattttcattatatgtaCCGACAttaagagtaactactgagtaaATAAGTTGTTTTACATTGTCACCACATGACTAGGAAAATTATAGGTGCGGTGTATGCGCACCGTAAATACCATATGTTTTCAGGAAATGTTTTAAAACGTGTCCGTCATACGtttagctaaatatatatagtggTTTAAATTATAGTTTCTGTATTCCAAGATAtaattgacattggcattgtttaatttatgaatgTTATGATTTAAAGGTGAaaaatgttactattatttttatttattttttacattatttcaaataataattattcatgtatatcaaattatttttttgtgttacaaGTAgcctttttgtataaaaataataatacagtggAATTAGAGCTATGGGCCAACGGCTAGAAAACGTAAATCAGACAATACAATGATTGCAGATTCAAATCCGGGAAAGAACCCCTGAATtctcatgttcttaatttgtatacgataaaaataatatatgcgcGTAGGTGATCAAAGAACAACTATTGTGGAAGCGAGGtgaaataagctgcaaacctccAGGTACATCAAATTaccaaacaacaaaataatagaaGGATACCCAAAGGCACCACCACATACTATAACCATCCTTAAGAGGACCGGAGGCTTAAGAAAAACCCTCTATCCTCTTGAAGCCGTTTTTgctaaatattgtttgttatgaataaaaaacccAAGATTTTTTGCACAGTATTCCCGACTATTCTCAAGTTTCACTATCACCAAGTGTCAGCCTTTATTGTGTCTCATCAACTTCTTGTCATCTGaatgtaaagataaatatatatattttgtatccaGAACactttcggccacggcggccaatttcaagagagattagccaactgcgcaagagatattatagtgcacaagtgtatgcgcaaatacaggtgcattctcttttccctagctctcataatccgatggatggcaatccgatacgaccggaaagagttcagttgcaggaacaacggcttttcgtgcttttcgaggcacgggagtgtacacacttccaacttccagactccgggctgctactaagaattttctaacagaaaaacccaataattttttattggcccgacctgggaattgacctgGGAATTGGGAACATacgacctccgggtctgcggccttacatcaagcttgaccaatgaggcagtctgTGTGTATCATATTTAGAGCAAAAGCTAGTAGATAAATTACGTCAATTTTGTGACAGAATCTTAATTACCTGTTTGCACTGCTTATTTTATCTATGTAGGTAGTGCAAATAGCTGATGCGCTTGTGCTCTAGCTTGATTAAGGGACATCTGTGATagcctatataaaatatattaatattttatctttaaaggAAACTAAACAAGTCTTCGTAAATATATGCACTTAAATTATGGTTTGTAACAGTGATTTGAGTCATCTGATAAGAATACTAAATTTATAGCAGTCTGCCTACAATTACAGGTTTCAACTTCTCatttcacaaaaataaactGTCAAATTGACATGAAACTCGCCTCAATGAAATTATAGTCTATTACTATTTGTAGTGACCATATCTATTAGCTATACTGTTTAGGTTATGTCAACAAAATTAGACTAGTgtaaattactataatttaaataaatatatgttaaatacacAGAGATAAAGTCTCATTTGAATAGGTCTGTTACTGTTATATGCATAAGTCATTCTCATAACTTTAACCACATTAAAAAAGgtggtaataaatttaaaataaaggtatACGTTTAATTTTGTCGTCGTCAtagtatttaagttttttttagacCAAGAAAAAAGGTTTAGAGATGGGATTACCTATATCTATTCCATTACCCTCATATTCTCATTATCTAACTCCAATCTgctatttgattattttagttaaatctaTATTCCGAAGCTGAAAGAAtcgttaaattacaatttaaaagctCTTACATTGACTAAATATAATTGCTATTCTCTGCTGGATTTCGAAACTTATGCAATGTAAGAACAACTAGAGCAGGCGATAGCGATAGATCACGCGTCAATTTTATCATAGACACGCATTGTAAACATTGTACGTACTTTATGATAGGTTTTATACAAAGAACATGATTTTTTAAGTTTCGTAGCATGGTGTTTACCAACGtaagttattgtaatttaattcgtAACAGAAATTATGGTTTAATTGTTCATGAAATACCATATTATGGGTACAATATTTTTGACATCATAACTAAATGGTGTAGTATAATCTGGTTTaacatactttaaaaatacaatacaaacataaaCATGGCCAGTCATctcttcatataatatattaatttccaaTGAAATTCCTCGTTATCGAATGGAGTAGCAGTACAAAGGTTGAGGTACGATAACCttaagagaaaataaataatcttttacagAGTTCTCTttgataacataaattaatagaTACTTTTATGCACTAAGATAAAGTACAtggaagataaataaataaacaacgtaaTGTGTATGGTATTCGTTTAtatgctttaattttattaatttatgctaaattgttttaatatcacatacgtatataaaaaatatatatacgtatataaaaatatgtatataaaaaaaaattcgtgcTCTATGCGTTCAAAGTTCATCCGATTGGTTCAAAACTTTGTGTATttcttattgatatttatatgatGATTTCTGAACTACCTACCTAGCGAGATTAATGtacatctttttaattttttttaaataaaaattttgcaaTATAAACCCTGGTTTGATACGAAACtcgtttaatttaacaataattttgtccGTTCTCTAATTGCACCTATTTCTGCTTACCTAATTCAAGATCaaagaaaaatctttaaaaacttCATAAACTGAAAATAACTATATGAATTATCCTccaattaatcatatttttacgTGTTAATACTGAATTCATACTTTGATACATGAAATTATACACTCAATACAGTACTCGAAGTAAAGGTTTAAATCCTTctcattcaaattttatttatcgtttaaaattgttaacataattcaaatattcaaaaataatcaattatggAACCTAAAATCAAAAAAAGGAAATATGCATTCAACTCTTttggtaataaattaaaatgatatatccagggtatttaaaattttattacaaataaacatttggGCTATTAATGACATAATATGCAAATATCTaacagcaataaaaatatattataatctatctCTGTAAGAATTTCGATATCAAATTCAAAACATACTGTcagtaattttgtttattgaataactaaaataaaataacaacgaaaaacaaaaaatgtcgCTTTATTGATTTCATTTACAGCTTGTATACCTACCTACATTTTTGCAAATTAGTAAACGATGGAAATTAAAGTTTAGATCGATTGAAATATTGTTGAGTTACAGCtcttcgatttaaaaataatggttCTCCTGGTGCTTATTCTGAGGTTGATTTTCAGAATCGTACTGAAAACGATGAAAATTGAAAGGCAGTTATTCAGGGCTATGACTTTTAGGTACATTTGTAAAGGCGTAAAAGCGAAAGTTTTCACAATCAGAAATGATTGATATGATGAAAAATTCAAACCATTTATACTATTAATTTCCATTATATACTTACAGATTGTGCTCTATCTCTTATTTCCAGATATCGCTGCTTGTTCCTAGCACTGCTACTTGTTAAAACTGGCTACACTAAAGAGATGACAGATATTGAAGCGTTGCAATCGTTGCCGACGCGATGTACCTACGAATATGCGTATGACATGTACGGAGCGCATTGTGCTGGATTACGACTCACTAAGATACCGAGTCTTAAAGGAGGAATTGaggtttgtttaattaatagtagtacgttaattttttttttttatagaataggaaggtggacgagcatatgggccacctgatggtaagtggtcaccaaacgcccttagacattggcattgtaagaaatgtcaaccatcgcttatagccaatgcgccacccaccttgggaactaagattttatgtcccttgtgcctgtaattacactggctcactcacccttcaaaccggaacacaacaatatcaagtaatactgttttgcggtagaatatctgatgagtgggtaatacctacccagacgagcttgcacaaagccctaccaccagtaaatgttaaTGCAAATATACTACAAAATGGTGAGCAaggtgtaaaatataatatccctTGTAATACTTGTATGTACCTTGAGCTACTACGATGTTTCAATCgtccttcaaacctgaacaaaACATTATACATTGGATTGGGCAATAAAGTTGGGTACAAGGAGACTCTAAAAGGAGTAAAGAATATATAGATGATCTACCTGCGTTGCAATGCcgctttaatttgttttttgtttaataattatgcgATATGACATGTCAATTGTTTATACTTTGATAAtactttagaaatatttatgcaCGTGCCAAATATAgagaaaaaaaactaagtagAGTATCTACTACCAAAGTGTACAAACAAACCCCCCGCCACGTTTGACTGTCTAAACACGACAAATTCAAAAACTCCAGAACGGATTGATACGGCGAGGAAGAATAAggcgtataattaattaagattttttgtacattaacttaaatatgacgaagattgttgaagatgtcggaaaaagtCATGCCAATTGTGAGTTTTACTGGCGTGCTTTGTGTGaaccaaaatatttatcatattatatattacgagataaacgttttatgtacatCCTTATTATACCCACGTGAAGACGGGACGGGGagctagtttattttataagattttttttccgaCTAAATGGTATAAAAAATGCCGATTCCAACGACTTATTTATCCACGTATCAAagtattatctttaataatactCTATGAGTGTTGATGTAAgtaacaaatgtattttaatgttatttgcaATTAGCATTGGCCGCTATTTACTCAATAAGACCACATATCACATACTTGTGTATTATCtagatgatataaatatatttaaacaaaagtcAGTATACGTAAtctagaaataattattttatccatCATTTTTATCTTACATGCAACTTTAATTGGTTGTTACGTTctcattttttaaaaagtaagatatttaaaaatgttttttttttcgaaataagctagtatgtttttataaaattatacaacttACATTTTATTGTAGTTATACAAAACACTCATTTACATTACATACTTGCTACGAGTATATGAGAGACAtacataaatgaaatacatatccGTCTGCGTAGGTACGGTCAACTTAgcagtatttgatattgttgtatttcagtttgacgagtgagtgagccagggtaattacagacacaagggacgtaactagataacatcttagtttccaaagctggtggcgcattggcgatatattCATCACCAATTATAGGTTATAAACCATCCCTttggttggttaatatttcttaaagtgccaatgtctataaacGGTGGAAAATACCATGAGGTGGCAAAAACACGGTGATTATCTTTCACCGGTCCCTCTCAGGTTAGAGTAAGTATTTCGGAATCGTCGGTAGcttttgactatcaataagtcaATGTAATGcctcaatattgaataaaggaaTATGAATTTACTTAGGCACCTTTCGGTTCTATTAATGAGTGAGATTCCAAATTTAATATTGACacattatataaagaatttattCTCCAAATAAGTTATTGTTCAATAAAAGTATCATTATAATAACGGCAATAAGTTTGTTTCTCTTCAATTTCGCAATCAAAATTGTCAATTCTCGATTATATAATGAAGAAAAGTAAATGAAAGTATACAACATAAATTAAACCGTTACAATGGGTATCTTTTATTGGATACACTATCGAAAATGCTATGTTAATTAATCCGAATTTGAATGATGACGAATGAATAaaacgatgatgatgattaagatgacgaaatttaaaaataattataatacaaatacaagaTACTGTTGTCATGCATAAAATAAAAGAGTATAAAGTttgtagtttaatatttttttccatacaATACTTATCATCTCTTTAAATATGTTTGATATAACAGAAACTACTATTTATATAACGTATGAtgttcctattatatatattactcaaaTATAAGATCATAaacttattataagtatataatatcaaaatatcaatCGTACtagataatatcattttatgcTCAATATTAAAGCTGTCAGTAACGTTATTGCAGATTAGAACGTTCACTCGCTCTGAATCCGAAGTAAGATTAGGGGATAATAGACTActctatatcaaaattaaaccaTCTGGATACCGCCTGGTAAAATGTAATAGTAGTAATGTCGTTATCCTAATACTGTTTGGATAAAAATGATCAAGATGCCTTATTTTATATGCATGTCTTAATAACTACTGATAACCCtatttttcttatgtatttcaataaaaagaaaataaaaacatttttgggatttttatatgttattcaaCTATAGGATGTTTATTTGCATTGAATAAGTAATGTTCCAACTGAATTCCAACCAagtaatgtttttcttttttgttacagATTCTCGACTTCAGCGATAATAAATTGCAAGAAATTCATGCAGACACGCTATCGTACTATACAAGTATTAAATACTTGTATCTGTCCGAAAATCAGATTTATTCCATCGACAAGGACGCGTTTTCTTATTTGACAAATATACAGACGCTTGACCTCtcgaaaaatgttatattccaGCTTCCAGAAACAATATTTCAATTGCCATCATTGCGAAAGCTATATCTAAATGGCAATCCATTATTACATTTAAGCTTAAGTAGTATGGTGATAAGCAAACCTATAAAGGCTCCCTTAGATCTTTTGGACTTATCAGATTGTAAGATCAAAGAGATGCCGGATTTAGGCATACTTCcacaaatgatattatataatatatctcacAATCCATTGACCTCTTTAGATGCACAATCATTTAGTGGTATGTGCAAACTTGCGAAAGTAGATTTAACGGAGTCTATCGACAAAATCAAACTTTGCGATATGAAATTAAGTGTCATGTGGTTCCAAGAGAAaggaatatattttcaattgggTGATTACACTAAGCTTAACTCCAGAGGTAAGTTTCATAATAGTACAtcatattatgaattaaaatatcagCTCGAGTGGGTAATGGGTATAAGACTAGTTAAAAAAGGTTTCGCAGCTAGCCATTTGCCCTGTAGAAAGATCTAAAATGTTTGGTTACAAGTGTACAAAGCTACACTTCCATTTTTGATAGAACTTCTGATGCACACTTCAATAGACAAGTACTCATGTGTTCTTAAACTAATAAACACAGTTTCGATTGCTTATACCCACACTTTTTCTGCTGATATAATATGGTATAATgggatattttataattatgattatcaGAAACTCCTTTTAACATTGCCAttaattttcttacagaatacgAGAACTGTCCTAGAATCAATATACCAGAAAATCTCAATGCCACTTACAACAAATGTCGAATGGAATATACTGAGGTAAGTAGGAATAGCAATAtgcataacatttttaaagtaactaatatttaaagTGTCCCTCACTTTACGTaagaatttgttttaatttttaatgttaaaattttgttaatatgatAATTGCGGTCGCCACAAATATACCAAAACTAATCCAAAAAAGTCGcttatgaattaatttagtaaCATAAATTTGTACtaccatatttacgttatatatttttaatttaacatacttAGATTTAACTTCAGTAGTTACCACAGAATTTCGTCACAGTCACGATGAACATTACtgtttctttaaaattgtaCTATCTTAGGGTTCCTCAGGTTTTTCCATCCGTTACTGTATTATTATtctcttcaatcaatcaattaatcaatcaacagccaatcgtacTCCACTGCTGagcataggcctctcccaaggtgcgccaaagctcccgatcctccgccttccgcatccagtctcTCCATCATCCATTATTCTCTTACAAACTGTTATTTgacaaaacttttattttcagATACAAAGTGTAAAAACATCGCGTCGCACATGGATGACCATTGGTGGCGGTCTCGCTGGGTTTCTAGTcggttttgttttattgttatacatTATGCACCGACATAACGTTGCACAGACGAAAAGAATTACAAAAGAAATCAAGAAAGTTCCACCTAGCGACGATAAAAACGCAAATGCTAT comes from the Nymphalis io chromosome 1, ilAglIoxx1.1, whole genome shotgun sequence genome and includes:
- the LOC126775309 gene encoding leucine-rich repeat-containing G-protein coupled receptor 4, with amino-acid sequence MFRYRCLFLALLLVKTGYTKEMTDIEALQSLPTRCTYEYAYDMYGAHCAGLRLTKIPSLKGGIEILDFSDNKLQEIHADTLSYYTSIKYLYLSENQIYSIDKDAFSYLTNIQTLDLSKNVIFQLPETIFQLPSLRKLYLNGNPLLHLSLSSMVISKPIKAPLDLLDLSDCKIKEMPDLGILPQMILYNISHNPLTSLDAQSFSGMCKLAKVDLTESIDKIKLCDMKLSVMWFQEKGIYFQLGDYTKLNSREYENCPRINIPENLNATYNKCRMEYTEIQSVKTSRRTWMTIGGGLAGFLVGFVLLLYIMHRHNVAQTKRITKEIKKVPPSDDKNANAILLSDVS